The proteins below come from a single Bdellovibrionales bacterium genomic window:
- a CDS encoding NAD(P)H-dependent oxidoreductase, which produces MANYPIAVIVGSLRQDSYNRKLAQALIRLAPPEFSFTMAEIGDLPLYNQDDDDHPAGSVKRLKAAIAASKGLLFLTPEYNRSLSGVLKNALDHASRPYGQSAWAGKPAGVLGASVGVLGTALAQQHLRSILAYLDVPTMSQPEAYVKVEDTLFDADGNIGEGSKKFLQGWMDHYVAWIKQHA; this is translated from the coding sequence ATGGCCAACTATCCAATCGCTGTTATCGTCGGCAGTCTTCGCCAAGATTCCTACAATCGCAAACTGGCGCAGGCCCTTATCCGGCTCGCCCCGCCAGAGTTTTCGTTCACGATGGCTGAGATTGGCGATCTGCCCCTTTACAATCAGGACGACGACGATCATCCGGCGGGGTCTGTCAAGCGGTTGAAGGCCGCCATTGCGGCGTCCAAGGGGCTCCTCTTTCTAACGCCAGAGTATAACCGTTCGCTTTCGGGCGTGTTGAAAAACGCGCTTGATCATGCCTCACGCCCCTATGGCCAAAGCGCGTGGGCGGGAAAGCCCGCTGGCGTATTGGGCGCTTCGGTGGGTGTCCTTGGGACGGCGCTGGCGCAGCAGCATCTGCGCTCTATCCTTGCCTATCTGGATGTGCCGACGATGAGCCAGCCAGAGGCCTATGTGAAGGTTGAGGATACGCTGTTCGATGCCGATGGCAACATCGGTGAGGGTAGCAAAAAATTCCTTCAAGGCTGGATGGACCATTACGTCGCGTGGATCAAACAGCACGCGTAA